A genome region from Rhinoderma darwinii isolate aRhiDar2 unplaced genomic scaffold, aRhiDar2.hap1 Scaffold_69, whole genome shotgun sequence includes the following:
- the LOC142728766 gene encoding uncharacterized protein LOC142728766 — MKIMNRKHQTFCVDTNEELRNALDTWDLVEEDVLGACVPYFIQEKVAEDLFTYTDVFQKAILSSLLPSQYNAAMCRFFIRVIQYRRDAAHYLKEYIINVLCEHLKVEYMKGQYYSYAMTKKVIVWLSILHLEAVVGELRYNIVYEDFNAAIVDTLTEVTSLCATVIMPHILDMLPVLGQVVKNAPDQLSKETLCYAIRRY; from the exons atgaagatcatgaatagaaaacatcagacattctgtgtggacacaaatgaagagctcagaaatgctttggacacctgggatttggtggaagaagacgtcttaggagcctgtgtcccttatttcatccaggagaaggtggctgaagatctcttcacttatacggatgtttttcagaaagccattctgagtagcctgttaccatctcaatacaacgccgccatgtgccgcttcttcatcagagtcattcagtacagaagagacgcggcacactacctgaaggaatatataatcaatgtgctatgtgagcacttgaaggtggagtacatgaagggacaatactattcctacgccatgactaagaaggttattgtctggctgagcatcctccatcttgaagcggtggtcggggaactgagatacaacatcgtttatgaggatttcaatgctgccattgtcgacactttgacagaagtgacatctctgtgtgctacagtcatcatgccacacatcttggacatgctgccagtgctgggccaagtggtcaaaaatgctcctgaccaactatctaaggagacgttgtgctatgctataagac gatattaa